The following proteins are encoded in a genomic region of Hymenobacter siberiensis:
- a CDS encoding Rieske (2Fe-2S) protein, translating into MLGTAACGAKNDDQPLIPYAPVNLSLVLTNQEYVNLRANNGAVTLPVQGPAGTGGVKGVIVVRQNANSYLAFERNCPYRPYDACATVSLDKSRLFMRDSCCNSQFDLQGQITGGPAPRPLKQYSTSLQGNILNITN; encoded by the coding sequence ATGCTAGGCACAGCAGCATGCGGCGCTAAAAACGATGACCAGCCGCTCATTCCCTACGCCCCGGTAAACCTGAGCCTGGTGCTCACCAACCAAGAGTACGTGAACCTACGTGCCAATAACGGGGCCGTGACGCTGCCCGTGCAGGGCCCGGCTGGTACCGGTGGCGTAAAAGGCGTCATCGTCGTGCGTCAGAACGCAAACAGCTATTTAGCCTTCGAGCGCAACTGCCCTTACCGCCCGTACGATGCCTGCGCGACGGTCAGCCTGGACAAGTCGCGGCTTTTTATGCGCGATTCGTGCTGCAACTCGCAATTTGATTTGCAGGGGCAAATAACGGGCGGCCCCGCCCCGCGGCCACTTAAACAATACAGTACCAGTCTGCAAGGCAATATTCTCAATATTACGAACTGA